Proteins co-encoded in one Candidatus Zixiibacteriota bacterium genomic window:
- a CDS encoding sugar ABC transporter ATP-binding protein, with protein MPPDENKIPVPSAREFLLRVSGVRKAFPGVQALKQVAFDLRPGEVHALVGENGAGKSTLIKILTGVHHADAGEVLLDGRPIEFSSPQQARQAGIAAIHQELALIPAMTVAANLFLGREPTRRGLVDRKQERQRAREVFKRLGVDFDADTRVDRLTVAQQQLLEIARALLVEARIIVMDEPTAALTPREVERLFVILRELVSRQIGIIFISHRLDEVFAIADRITVLRDGETVVTAPASELSRRRLIEYMVGRPLDEEFPKVAPTGGKVRLEVSNLTGAAVHDVTFAARGGEVLGIAGLMGSGRTEVARLIFGADRKSGGEIRLDGRRLDIAAPRDAIAHGISLLTEDRKSEGLILVASANDNFALSNLARWSKLSFINRRHERSRFEHHRQLLSIRVSSPEQRAAFLSGGNQQKLLVARWLERDAQVIIFDEPTRGIDVGAKYEMYLVIRQLAAQGKVVIVISSELPEILAISDRILVMRRGRLAGEISDVTRATQEDVMVLSV; from the coding sequence CTGACGAAAACAAGATCCCTGTTCCGTCGGCACGCGAGTTTCTGCTGCGCGTCAGCGGCGTGCGCAAGGCCTTTCCCGGCGTGCAGGCGCTCAAGCAGGTTGCGTTTGACCTGCGGCCGGGAGAAGTCCACGCCTTAGTTGGCGAAAACGGCGCCGGCAAAAGCACCCTCATCAAGATTCTGACCGGCGTCCACCATGCTGATGCCGGGGAAGTGCTGCTGGATGGCAGGCCAATCGAGTTTTCCTCTCCGCAGCAGGCACGCCAGGCCGGTATCGCCGCGATCCATCAGGAACTGGCGCTGATCCCGGCCATGACCGTCGCCGCCAATCTCTTCCTTGGCCGCGAGCCAACCCGTCGCGGCCTGGTTGACCGCAAGCAGGAGCGTCAGCGCGCGCGCGAAGTTTTCAAGCGCCTCGGCGTGGACTTCGATGCGGACACCCGCGTCGATCGCCTGACCGTCGCCCAGCAGCAACTGCTCGAGATCGCCCGCGCCTTGCTGGTCGAGGCGCGCATCATCGTCATGGATGAACCGACGGCGGCGCTCACCCCGCGCGAAGTCGAGCGGTTGTTTGTGATCCTGCGTGAATTGGTCAGCCGCCAGATCGGCATCATCTTCATCAGCCACCGCCTGGATGAAGTCTTCGCGATCGCCGATCGCATCACCGTCCTGCGCGACGGCGAGACGGTCGTGACGGCACCGGCGAGCGAGCTCTCGCGCCGCCGATTGATCGAATACATGGTGGGACGGCCACTCGACGAAGAATTTCCCAAGGTTGCGCCAACTGGCGGCAAGGTACGCCTCGAGGTCAGCAACCTCACCGGCGCAGCGGTGCATGATGTCACCTTTGCCGCGCGCGGCGGCGAAGTGCTCGGCATTGCCGGACTGATGGGCTCCGGCCGCACCGAAGTCGCACGGCTGATCTTCGGCGCCGACCGCAAGAGCGGTGGTGAGATCCGGCTCGACGGACGCCGGCTCGACATCGCCGCACCGCGCGACGCAATCGCCCACGGCATTTCACTGCTCACCGAAGACCGCAAGTCCGAGGGGTTGATTCTCGTCGCCTCCGCCAATGACAATTTCGCCTTGTCGAACCTGGCCCGTTGGTCGAAGCTGAGCTTCATTAATCGCCGCCATGAGCGCAGTCGTTTCGAGCATCACCGGCAGTTGTTGAGCATTCGCGTCAGCAGCCCCGAACAGCGGGCGGCTTTTCTCTCGGGCGGGAATCAGCAGAAACTGCTGGTGGCGCGCTGGCTGGAACGCGACGCGCAGGTAATTATTTTCGACGAACCGACGCGCGGGATCGACGTCGGTGCCAAGTACGAAATGTATCTCGTGATCCGGCAACTGGCGGCACAGGGAAAAGTCGTGATTGTAATTTCCTCCGAATTGCCGGAGATTCTTGCAATCAGCGATCGCATCCTGGTGATGCGGCGCGGACGGCTGGCGGGCGAGATCAGCGATGTCACCCGAGCCACGCAGGAAGATGTTATGGTGCTGTCGGTATAG